The following proteins are co-located in the Psilocybe cubensis strain MGC-MH-2018 chromosome 5, whole genome shotgun sequence genome:
- a CDS encoding hypothetical protein (Uncharacterized protein C594.04c) yields MTLFNVPDYLDWPAQFCLLITGITWIASIVTSNVSQVDRFWTFLPTIYTAYYALLPLLPNSQPFLFVPYAPKSLGWSSLKDFSPRALLMLTLITIWMFRLSYNTYRRGLFNLQDEDYRWAVLRKQLPPWLFQVTNLTFISGIQNVLLLLLGLPTYVASVLQPHTSLTTVDYQLTLIAFAILICEFTADNQQFAFHAYKHAYLAKEKGEKGVKPYNPKEQWPGARLAWTPNDAKRGFITRGLWRYSRHPNFACEQSFWWLMTIFPLMEPSANSPLPKLLEALENQDAGQLRAVLLPSLWFFMPALALSTLFFSSTLYTEQITSSKYTAYSFYQRRVGMFTPLDTLVRALKVNLLDGKREAKLVYQKVWGASQPKIE; encoded by the exons ATGACTCTTTTCAACGTGCCAGACTACCTCGACTGGCCAGCGCAGTTCTGCTTGCTGATAACTGGGATAACATGGATTGCCTCTATCGTAACTTCTAATGTCTCTCAGGTGGACCGGTTTTGGACCTTCTTGCCTACTATTTACACGGCGTACTATGCTTTGCTACCTTTGTTACCAAATTCCCAACCATTCTTGTTTGTGCCGTATGCACCCAAATCTCTAGGATGGTCCTCTCTCAAAGACTTTAGTCCACGGGCATTGTTGATGCTCACTCTCATTACCATTTGGATGTTCAG GTTGAGCTACAACACCTACAGACGCGGCCTCTTCAACTT GCAAGACGAAGATTATCGTTGGGCAGTTCTTCGCAAACAGCTTCCACCATGGCTCTTCCAGGTCACCAACCTCACCTTCATCTCTGGCATACAAAAtgttcttctgcttctgcttggACTACCCACATATGTTGCATCGGTTCTGCAGCCCCACACATCATTAACAACAGTGGACTATCAGCTCACGCTCATCGCCTTTGCCATTCTCATATGTGAATTCACAGCTGACAACCAACAATTCGCTTTCCACGCGTATAAACACGCGTACTTGGCTAAagagaagggagaaaagggCGTCAAACCTTATAACCCTAAGGAGCAGTGGCCAGGCGCCCGTCTCGCGTGGACACCGAACGACGCGAAACGTGGATTCATCACACGTGGACTTTGGCGGTACTCCCGGCATCCTAATTTCGCGTGCGAGCAGAGCTTCTGG TGGCTTATGACAATATTCCCCTTGATGGAACCATCAGCCAACAGCCCCCTTCCCAAACTGCTTGAGGCATTGGAGAATCAGGACGCTGGTCAGCTGCGCGCCGTTCTGCTCCCGTCGCTCTGGTTCTTTATGCCTGCTCTCGCTCTTTCGACGCTATTCTTCTCGTCGACCTTGTACACGGAACAGATTACCAGTTCCAAGTACACCGCTTACTCCTTTTACCAGCGAAGGGTAGGCATGTTCACGCCCCTCGACACTCTTGTGCGTGCTTTGAAGGTGAACCTTTTGGACGGGAAGCGAGAGGCAAAGTTGGTCTATCAAAAAGTTTGGGGCGCGTCTCAGCCGAAGATCGAGTGA